A genomic window from Salvelinus namaycush isolate Seneca chromosome 21, SaNama_1.0, whole genome shotgun sequence includes:
- the sin3aa gene encoding SIN3 transcription regulator family member Aa isoform X1 — protein sequence MKRRLEEQEPVFASQQRRLTGSTEAFQHRVLAPAPAVYEAVGDSMQPTAGNIQYSVPQGYQVPTVPHNSSGHGHTPSPAVHHHSPAVQPHGPPVMQGHAHPPASAQGQQQFQRLKVEDALSYLDQVKLQFGNQPQVYNDFLDIMKEFKSQSIDTPGVISRVSQLFKGHPDLIMGFNTFLPPGYKIEVATNDLVNVTTPGQIHHITPHGISISQIPLSGPPTLHQPQVPAPTTTSAPPPPTQPTPTKISKQPLQSPVLTPSSQSNPSIPAYASPRSPTLQPHTPISGTPNAPPLQNNQPVEFNHAINYVNKIKNRFQGQPDIYKAFLEILHTYQKEQRNAKEAGGNYTPALTEQEVYAQVARLFKNQEDLLSEFGQFLPDANSSVLLSKTTAEKAESVRNDHGGTAKKLQLNNKQRPNQNGCQIRMLSGTVATPPVKKKPKLLNLKDSSLVEASKHGDGTESLFFEKVRKALRSAEAYDNFLRCLVIFNQEVISRTELVQLVLPFLGKFPELFNWFKNFIGYREMSHTERYPKERALEGIAMEIDYASCKRLGSSYRALPKSYTQPKCTGRTPLCKEVLNDTWVSFPSWSEDSTFVSSKKTQYEEHIYRCEDERFELDVVLETNLATIRMLETVQRKLSRMSAEEQAKFRLDNTLGGSSEVIHRKAIQRIYGDKAPDIIDGLKKNPAVSVPIVLKRLKTKEEEWREAQRGFNKIWREQNEKYYLKSLDHQGINFKQNDTKVLRSKTLLNEIESIYDERQEQASEENTAMPSGPHLTLTYEDSQILDDAAALIIHHVKRQTGIQKEDKYKIKQIIHHLIPDMLFAQRGELSDLEEEEEEEMELDEAVAKKHNGVTQGGSPNKSSKLLFCNTGAQKLRSCAEAYNLFYVNNNWYIFLRLHQTLCSRLMRIYGQAERQIEEDIRERDWEREVLGLKRDKNDNPAIQLRLKEPMDVEVEDYYSAFLEMVRNLLDGNMEPAQYEDSLREMFTIHAYTAFTMDKLIQSIVRQLQHIVSDEICVQVTDLYLAEGTNGATGGPLPTQTSRASTEGCYQRKAEQIMSDENCFKLMFLKNRGHVQLTVELLDTEEENSDEPMEAERWSDYVGRYLNSDSTSPELREHLAQKPVFLPRNLRRIRKYQRGREQLEKEASEGEKKSMENAENLKMECMFKLNSYKMVYVFKSEDYMYRRTALLRAHQSHERVSTRLHKHFQAWVDFWVKEHVTRDMAAETNKWLMGEGRDGLVPCTTTRELEILHFMNINKYRVKYGSPFKAP from the exons ATGAAACGGCGCTTGGAGGAACAGGAACCGGTATTTGCGTCCCAACAGCGGCGCCTCACCGGCAGCACGGAGGCTTTCCAGCACCGCGTCCTGGCCCCGGCGCCTGCCGTGTACGAGGCCGTGGGCGACAGCATGCAGCCTACCGCAGGCAACATTCAGTATTCTGTCCCACAGGGCTACCAG GTCCCCACTGTGCCACATAACTCGAGTGGTCATGGGCACACCCCTAGCCCAGCTGTACACCACCACAGCCCAGCGGTCCAGCCCCACGGGCCCCCTGTGATGCAGGGCCACGCTCACCCCCCTGCCTCAGCCCAGGGCCAGCAGCAATTCCAGAGGCTCAAG gtggAAGATGCTTTGTCTTACCTGGACCAAGTGAAACTCCAGTTTGGCAACCAACCTCAAGTCTACAATGACTTCCTGGACATCATGAAGGAGTTTAAGTCTCAAAG CATTGACACTCCAGGGGTGATAAGCAGGGTATCCCAGCTCTTCAAAGGCCACCCCGACCTCATTATGGGATTCAACACCTTCCTGCCACCGGGCTACAAGATCGAGGTCGCGACCAACGACCTGGTCAATGTGACCACGCCGGGTCAGATCCACCACATCACCCCTCACGGCATCTCTATCTCACAAATCCCCCTGTCGGGACCACCCACCCTGCACCAGCCCCAGGTGCCAGCCCCCACCACCACCTCTGCCCCACCCCCTCCCACGCAGCCAACCCCTACCAAGATAAGCAAG CAGCCACTGCAATCTCCAGTCCTCACGCCAAGCAGCCAGTCCAATCCGTCCATCCCCGCCTATGCCTCCCCCCGATCCCCAACCCTGCAGCCCCACACCCCGATCAGTGGCACGCCCAATGCCCCTCCGCTGCAGAACAACCAGCCTGTGGAGTTCAATCATGCCATCAACTACGTCAACAAGATCAAGAACCGTTTCCAGGGTCAGCCGGACATCTACAAAGCCTTCCTGGAGATCCTGCACACCTACCAG AAGGAGCAGCGGAATGCTAAGGAGGCAGGAGGGAACTACACCCCAGCCCTGACAGAGCAGGAGGTCTATGCCCAGGTGGCCCGGCTCTTCAAGAACCAGGAGGACCTTCTCTCCGAGTTTGGCCAGTTCCTACCAGATGCCAACAGCTCGGTG CTGTTAAGCAAGACGACAGCGGAAAAGGCGGAGTCTGTGCGGAATGACCACGGTGGCACAGCGAAGAAGCTGCAGCTCAACAACAAACAGAGGCCCAATCAGAACGGTTGCCAGATCCGCATGCTCTCTGGGACGGTTGCCACACCCCCTGTCAAG AAGAAGCCCAAGTTACTGAATTTAAAAGACTCGTCCCTGGTAGAAGCCAGCAAACATGGAGATGGCACAGAATCTCTGTTCTTTGAGAAG GTGCGGAAGGCCTTGCGGAGTGCAGAGGCCTATGACAACTTCCTGCGTTGTTTGGTCATCTTCAACCAAGAGGTCATCTCCAGAACTGAGCTGGTACAACTGGTGCTGCCTTTCCTGGG GAAATTCCCCGAACTGTTCAATTGGTTCAAGAACTTCATAGGATACCGGGAAATGTCCCACACTGAGCGCTATCCCAAGGAGCGTGCCTTGGAGGGCATTGCCATGGAGATCGACTATGCTTCCTGCAAGAGACTAGGCTCGAGCTACAGAGCACTGCCGAAGAGCTACACGCAGCCCAAGTGCACCGGGAGAACGCCACTGTGCAAAGAG GTCCTCAATGACACCTGGGTGTCCTTCCCTTCCTGGTCTGAAGACTCCACCTTTGTGAGCTCCAAAAAGACCCAGTATGAGGAGCACATCTACAGATGTGAGGATGAACGCTTCGAG CTGGACGTGGTGCTGGAGACGAACCTGGCCACCATCCGCATGCTGGAGACCGTACAAAGAAAACTGTCCCGTATGTCTGCCGAGGAGCAGGCCAAGTTCCGCCTGGACAACACGCTGGGAGGCTCCTCGGAAGTCATCCATCGCAAGGCCATCCAGAGGATATACGGTGACAAGGCCCCTGACATCATCGATGGGCTCAAGAAGAACCCTGCTGTGTCTGTTCCCATTGTGCTGAAGAG GTTAAAGACCAAGGAGGAGGAGTGGCGGGAAGCCCAGAGGGGCTTCAACAAGATCTGGAGGGAGCAGAATGAGAAGTACTACTTGAAGTCTCTCGACCACCAAGGTATCAACTTCAAACAGAACGACACCAAGGTGCTACGATCCAAGACActgctcaatgagattgagagCATCTACGACGAG CGACAGGAACAGGCGTCGGAAGAGAACACCGCAATGCCCAGCGGCCCCCACCTGACTTTGACCTACGAGGACAGCCAGATCCTGGATGACGCTGCCGCCCTCATCATCCACCACGTCAAGCGGCAGACGGGCATCCAGAAGGAGGACAAGTACAAGATCAAACAAATCATTCACCACTTGATCCCCGACATGCTGTTCGCACAGCGCGGCGAGCTCTCGGAcctggaggaagaagaggaagaggagatggagCTGGATGAGGCCGTGGCCAAGAAGCACAATGGCGTCACGCAAGGCGGAAGCCCCAACAAGTCCTCCAAGCTCCTCTTCTGCAACACGGGTGCCCAGAAGCTGCGAAGTTGCGCCGAGGCCTACAATCTATTTTACGTCAACAATAACTGGTACATCTTCCTGCGGCTGCACCAGACACTGTGCTCGCGGCTGATGCGGATCTACGGGCAGGCGGAGAGGCAGATTGAGGAGGACATCCGGGAGcgtgactgggagagagaagtGCTGGGCCTCAAGCGAGACAAGAATGACAACCCTGCCATCCAGCTGAGACTGAAAGAGCCCA TGGATGTAGAGGTGGAGGACTACTACTCTGCCTTCCTGGAGATGGTGCGGAACCTTCTGGATGGCAACATGGAGCCGGCTCAGTACGAGGACTCCCTCCGGGAGATGTTCACCATCCATGCCTACACCGCCTTCACCATGGACAAACTCATCCAGAGCATTGTCAGGCAG CTCCAGCACATAGTGAGTGATGAGATCTGCGTGCAGGTGACAGACCTGTACTTAGCAGAGGGCACCAACGGGGCCACCGGAGGTCCCCTTCCCACCCAGACATCCAGAGCTTCCACAGAGGGATGCTACCAGCGAAAGGCGGAACAGATCATGTCCGATGAGAATTGCTTCAAG CTTATGTTTCTAAAGAACAGAGGCCATGTTCAACTGACAGTGGAGCTTCTGGACACCGAGGAGGAGAACTCCGATGAACCCATGGAGGCAGAG CGCTGGTCAGATTACGTGGGTCGCTACCTGAATTCTGACTCTACCTCTCCAGAGTTGCGGGAACACCTTGCTCAGAAACCTGTCTTCCTTCCCAG GAACCTCCGTCGGATACGTAAGTACCAAAGGGGTAGGGAGCAGCTAGAGAAGGAGGCCAGCGAGGGAGAGaaaaagtccatggagaatgcTGAGAACCTTAAAATGGAATGTATGTTCAAGCTCAACTCCTACAAGATGGTGTATGTCTTCAAGTCTGAGGACTACATGTACCGACGCACTGCCTTGCTGCGAGCTCACCAG TCACACGAGAGAGTGAGCACTCGGTTGCACAAGCACTTCCAGGCCTGGGTCGACTTCTGGGTGAAGGAGCATGTCACTCGCGATATGGCCGCTGAGACCAACAAGTGGCTGATGGGAGAGGGGCGTGACGGCCTGGTGCCGTGCACCACCACCCGCGAGCTGGAGATCCTCCACTTCATGAACATCAACAAGTACCGTGTCAAATACGGCTCACCCTTCAAAGCACCATAA
- the sin3aa gene encoding SIN3 transcription regulator family member Aa isoform X3, whose product MKRRLEEQEPVFASQQRRLTGSTEAFQHRVLAPAPAVYEAVGDSMQPTAGNIQYSVPQGYQVPTVPHNSSGHGHTPSPAVHHHSPAVQPHGPPVMQGHAHPPASAQGQQQFQRLKVEDALSYLDQVKLQFGNQPQVYNDFLDIMKEFKSQSIDTPGVISRVSQLFKGHPDLIMGFNTFLPPGYKIEVATNDLVNVTTPGQIHHITPHGISISQIPLSGPPTLHQPQVPAPTTTSAPPPPTQPTPTKISKQPLQSPVLTPSSQSNPSIPAYASPRSPTLQPHTPISGTPNAPPLQNNQPVEFNHAINYVNKIKNRFQGQPDIYKAFLEILHTYQKEQRNAKEAGGNYTPALTEQEVYAQVARLFKNQEDLLSEFGQFLPDANSSVLLSKTTAEKAESVRNDHGGTAKKLQLNNKQRPNQNGCQIRMLSGTVATPPVKKPKLLNLKDSSLVEASKHGDGTESLFFEKVRKALRSAEAYDNFLRCLVIFNQEVISRTELVQLVLPFLGKFPELFNWFKNFIGYREMSHTERYPKERALEGIAMEIDYASCKRLGSSYRALPKSYTQPKCTGRTPLCKEVLNDTWVSFPSWSEDSTFVSSKKTQYEEHIYRCEDERFELDVVLETNLATIRMLETVQRKLSRMSAEEQAKFRLDNTLGGSSEVIHRKAIQRIYGDKAPDIIDGLKKNPAVSVPIVLKRLKTKEEEWREAQRGFNKIWREQNEKYYLKSLDHQGINFKQNDTKVLRSKTLLNEIESIYDERQEQASEENTAMPSGPHLTLTYEDSQILDDAAALIIHHVKRQTGIQKEDKYKIKQIIHHLIPDMLFAQRGELSDLEEEEEEEMELDEAVAKKHNGVTQGGSPNKSSKLLFCNTGAQKLRSCAEAYNLFYVNNNWYIFLRLHQTLCSRLMRIYGQAERQIEEDIRERDWEREVLGLKRDKNDNPAIQLRLKEPMDVEVEDYYSAFLEMVRNLLDGNMEPAQYEDSLREMFTIHAYTAFTMDKLIQSIVRQLQHIVSDEICVQVTDLYLAEGTNGATGGPLPTQTSRASTEGCYQRKAEQIMSDENCFKLMFLKNRGHVQLTVELLDTEEENSDEPMEAERWSDYVGRYLNSDSTSPELREHLAQKPVFLPRNLRRIRKYQRGREQLEKEASEGEKKSMENAENLKMECMFKLNSYKMVYVFKSEDYMYRRTALLRAHQSHERVSTRLHKHFQAWVDFWVKEHVTRDMAAETNKWLMGEGRDGLVPCTTTRELEILHFMNINKYRVKYGSPFKAP is encoded by the exons ATGAAACGGCGCTTGGAGGAACAGGAACCGGTATTTGCGTCCCAACAGCGGCGCCTCACCGGCAGCACGGAGGCTTTCCAGCACCGCGTCCTGGCCCCGGCGCCTGCCGTGTACGAGGCCGTGGGCGACAGCATGCAGCCTACCGCAGGCAACATTCAGTATTCTGTCCCACAGGGCTACCAG GTCCCCACTGTGCCACATAACTCGAGTGGTCATGGGCACACCCCTAGCCCAGCTGTACACCACCACAGCCCAGCGGTCCAGCCCCACGGGCCCCCTGTGATGCAGGGCCACGCTCACCCCCCTGCCTCAGCCCAGGGCCAGCAGCAATTCCAGAGGCTCAAG gtggAAGATGCTTTGTCTTACCTGGACCAAGTGAAACTCCAGTTTGGCAACCAACCTCAAGTCTACAATGACTTCCTGGACATCATGAAGGAGTTTAAGTCTCAAAG CATTGACACTCCAGGGGTGATAAGCAGGGTATCCCAGCTCTTCAAAGGCCACCCCGACCTCATTATGGGATTCAACACCTTCCTGCCACCGGGCTACAAGATCGAGGTCGCGACCAACGACCTGGTCAATGTGACCACGCCGGGTCAGATCCACCACATCACCCCTCACGGCATCTCTATCTCACAAATCCCCCTGTCGGGACCACCCACCCTGCACCAGCCCCAGGTGCCAGCCCCCACCACCACCTCTGCCCCACCCCCTCCCACGCAGCCAACCCCTACCAAGATAAGCAAG CAGCCACTGCAATCTCCAGTCCTCACGCCAAGCAGCCAGTCCAATCCGTCCATCCCCGCCTATGCCTCCCCCCGATCCCCAACCCTGCAGCCCCACACCCCGATCAGTGGCACGCCCAATGCCCCTCCGCTGCAGAACAACCAGCCTGTGGAGTTCAATCATGCCATCAACTACGTCAACAAGATCAAGAACCGTTTCCAGGGTCAGCCGGACATCTACAAAGCCTTCCTGGAGATCCTGCACACCTACCAG AAGGAGCAGCGGAATGCTAAGGAGGCAGGAGGGAACTACACCCCAGCCCTGACAGAGCAGGAGGTCTATGCCCAGGTGGCCCGGCTCTTCAAGAACCAGGAGGACCTTCTCTCCGAGTTTGGCCAGTTCCTACCAGATGCCAACAGCTCGGTG CTGTTAAGCAAGACGACAGCGGAAAAGGCGGAGTCTGTGCGGAATGACCACGGTGGCACAGCGAAGAAGCTGCAGCTCAACAACAAACAGAGGCCCAATCAGAACGGTTGCCAGATCCGCATGCTCTCTGGGACGGTTGCCACACCCCCTGTCAAG AAGCCCAAGTTACTGAATTTAAAAGACTCGTCCCTGGTAGAAGCCAGCAAACATGGAGATGGCACAGAATCTCTGTTCTTTGAGAAG GTGCGGAAGGCCTTGCGGAGTGCAGAGGCCTATGACAACTTCCTGCGTTGTTTGGTCATCTTCAACCAAGAGGTCATCTCCAGAACTGAGCTGGTACAACTGGTGCTGCCTTTCCTGGG GAAATTCCCCGAACTGTTCAATTGGTTCAAGAACTTCATAGGATACCGGGAAATGTCCCACACTGAGCGCTATCCCAAGGAGCGTGCCTTGGAGGGCATTGCCATGGAGATCGACTATGCTTCCTGCAAGAGACTAGGCTCGAGCTACAGAGCACTGCCGAAGAGCTACACGCAGCCCAAGTGCACCGGGAGAACGCCACTGTGCAAAGAG GTCCTCAATGACACCTGGGTGTCCTTCCCTTCCTGGTCTGAAGACTCCACCTTTGTGAGCTCCAAAAAGACCCAGTATGAGGAGCACATCTACAGATGTGAGGATGAACGCTTCGAG CTGGACGTGGTGCTGGAGACGAACCTGGCCACCATCCGCATGCTGGAGACCGTACAAAGAAAACTGTCCCGTATGTCTGCCGAGGAGCAGGCCAAGTTCCGCCTGGACAACACGCTGGGAGGCTCCTCGGAAGTCATCCATCGCAAGGCCATCCAGAGGATATACGGTGACAAGGCCCCTGACATCATCGATGGGCTCAAGAAGAACCCTGCTGTGTCTGTTCCCATTGTGCTGAAGAG GTTAAAGACCAAGGAGGAGGAGTGGCGGGAAGCCCAGAGGGGCTTCAACAAGATCTGGAGGGAGCAGAATGAGAAGTACTACTTGAAGTCTCTCGACCACCAAGGTATCAACTTCAAACAGAACGACACCAAGGTGCTACGATCCAAGACActgctcaatgagattgagagCATCTACGACGAG CGACAGGAACAGGCGTCGGAAGAGAACACCGCAATGCCCAGCGGCCCCCACCTGACTTTGACCTACGAGGACAGCCAGATCCTGGATGACGCTGCCGCCCTCATCATCCACCACGTCAAGCGGCAGACGGGCATCCAGAAGGAGGACAAGTACAAGATCAAACAAATCATTCACCACTTGATCCCCGACATGCTGTTCGCACAGCGCGGCGAGCTCTCGGAcctggaggaagaagaggaagaggagatggagCTGGATGAGGCCGTGGCCAAGAAGCACAATGGCGTCACGCAAGGCGGAAGCCCCAACAAGTCCTCCAAGCTCCTCTTCTGCAACACGGGTGCCCAGAAGCTGCGAAGTTGCGCCGAGGCCTACAATCTATTTTACGTCAACAATAACTGGTACATCTTCCTGCGGCTGCACCAGACACTGTGCTCGCGGCTGATGCGGATCTACGGGCAGGCGGAGAGGCAGATTGAGGAGGACATCCGGGAGcgtgactgggagagagaagtGCTGGGCCTCAAGCGAGACAAGAATGACAACCCTGCCATCCAGCTGAGACTGAAAGAGCCCA TGGATGTAGAGGTGGAGGACTACTACTCTGCCTTCCTGGAGATGGTGCGGAACCTTCTGGATGGCAACATGGAGCCGGCTCAGTACGAGGACTCCCTCCGGGAGATGTTCACCATCCATGCCTACACCGCCTTCACCATGGACAAACTCATCCAGAGCATTGTCAGGCAG CTCCAGCACATAGTGAGTGATGAGATCTGCGTGCAGGTGACAGACCTGTACTTAGCAGAGGGCACCAACGGGGCCACCGGAGGTCCCCTTCCCACCCAGACATCCAGAGCTTCCACAGAGGGATGCTACCAGCGAAAGGCGGAACAGATCATGTCCGATGAGAATTGCTTCAAG CTTATGTTTCTAAAGAACAGAGGCCATGTTCAACTGACAGTGGAGCTTCTGGACACCGAGGAGGAGAACTCCGATGAACCCATGGAGGCAGAG CGCTGGTCAGATTACGTGGGTCGCTACCTGAATTCTGACTCTACCTCTCCAGAGTTGCGGGAACACCTTGCTCAGAAACCTGTCTTCCTTCCCAG GAACCTCCGTCGGATACGTAAGTACCAAAGGGGTAGGGAGCAGCTAGAGAAGGAGGCCAGCGAGGGAGAGaaaaagtccatggagaatgcTGAGAACCTTAAAATGGAATGTATGTTCAAGCTCAACTCCTACAAGATGGTGTATGTCTTCAAGTCTGAGGACTACATGTACCGACGCACTGCCTTGCTGCGAGCTCACCAG TCACACGAGAGAGTGAGCACTCGGTTGCACAAGCACTTCCAGGCCTGGGTCGACTTCTGGGTGAAGGAGCATGTCACTCGCGATATGGCCGCTGAGACCAACAAGTGGCTGATGGGAGAGGGGCGTGACGGCCTGGTGCCGTGCACCACCACCCGCGAGCTGGAGATCCTCCACTTCATGAACATCAACAAGTACCGTGTCAAATACGGCTCACCCTTCAAAGCACCATAA